From the genome of candidate division TA06 bacterium:
TAGACGAGGCCCGCCAGGTCTTCCTGGAGATGGGTTTCACCGAGATAGTCTCGCCTTACGTGGACTCTTCCTTCTGGGTATTTGACGCACTCTTCCAACCCCAGGATCACCCCGCAAGGGAGATGCAGGACACGTTTTACATGTCCGCTCCCAGGCGATCGAAGCTTCCTCCGAAGAAGTTTGTCGAACCGGTTAAAGCCACTCACCAGAACGGCGGAAAAACTGGGAGCACAGGCTGGGGGTACAAGTGGGACATAGAAAAAGCAAGGAGAAACGTACTCAGGACACACACCACAGCAACGACCATCAGATACCTGGCAGCACATCCTGAGCCGCCCCAGAAGGTTTTCAACATCGGCAGGAATTTCAGAAGAGAGAAGATCACTTTCAAGCATCTCATAGAGTTCTACCAGGTGGATGGAATAGTGATCGACGAAAAGGCGAGTCTGTCCACTTTGCTTGGGACCCTGGCTGAATTCTATAAGAAAATCGGATTCCCAAAAGTCGTGTTCAGGCCGTCGTTCTTCCCTTACACAGAACCGAGCGTTGAGGCCTTTGCCTGGCTTGAAGCCAAAGATGCCTGGATCGAACTTGGAGGAGCTGGCATCTTCAGAGCCGAGGTTACCCGACCTCTTAACTGCCACGTCCCCGTTCTGGCCTGGGGTCTGAGTATTGAAAGAATCGCCATGATGAGATTTGGCCTGAGTGACATAAGGAAATTGTACTGGTCCGACATAGACTGGTTGAGGGAGGCGGAGCTATGCCGGTAATGGGAATTCCGCTTGACGCCCTCTACAGGCTCGTTAAGAAAAAGATCGAGAAGAAAGAGCTGTTCGCTCTCCTCACCAGTCTGGGCTGTGATGTGGAGGGCTACTTCGAGGTCGAGCGATTCAAATGTACAAGATGCGGTGAGATAGTCGAACTCACATCCCAGGAAGACTCGCTAGGTGAATGCTCTTCCTGCGGTGTGGAGTTTGAGCCGGGGAAAACCATGCTCAGCATAGGTATGAGCGAAGTTGTCAGAATGGAGCTTCTACCAGCGAGGCCTGACATGTTCGACGT
Proteins encoded in this window:
- a CDS encoding phenylalanine--tRNA ligase subunit alpha, translating into MRKLPENEYVALTTLSRLERPAPFDSLVAQSGMDQSKLMAAAISLKEQDLIVIQEEAGTLISLADNGKIYAEQLFPERRALKAIQDAGGKVKISTLAQLIDIPDLDSRRIVKWLSQKGWCAKEEDNLVVTDKGKQAAKKKGQDEMLVDVLSQKGTADIKSLKENGIDVEAAQRLLKGRTRIVKVRSKKLRLVNLTEKGKKLVSEGIEPEKQATTLTYEMLATGKWREVSLKSYDVSLPGAVTYPGKSHPLRRIIDEARQVFLEMGFTEIVSPYVDSSFWVFDALFQPQDHPAREMQDTFYMSAPRRSKLPPKKFVEPVKATHQNGGKTGSTGWGYKWDIEKARRNVLRTHTTATTIRYLAAHPEPPQKVFNIGRNFRREKITFKHLIEFYQVDGIVIDEKASLSTLLGTLAEFYKKIGFPKVVFRPSFFPYTEPSVEAFAWLEAKDAWIELGGAGIFRAEVTRPLNCHVPVLAWGLSIERIAMMRFGLSDIRKLYWSDIDWLREAELCR